A genomic window from Lycium barbarum isolate Lr01 chromosome 4, ASM1917538v2, whole genome shotgun sequence includes:
- the LOC132638047 gene encoding ERBB-3 BINDING PROTEIN 1-like isoform X2, with the protein MPDEEREKKEFDLTNPKVVTKYKCAAEILNKALQLVVSECKPKAKIVDLCEKGDAFIKEQTGNMYKNAKKKIERGVAFPTCISVNNTVCHFSPLFSDETVLEEGDMVKIDMGSHIDGFIAVVAHTHVLQGGPITGRAADVVAAANTAAEVALRLVRPGRKNSDLTEAIQKVAAAYDCKIVEGVLSHQMKQFVIDGNKVVLSVSNPDTRDDDAEFEENEVYWVDIVTSTGEGKPELLDEKQTTIYKRAVDKSYDLKMKASRFIFSKISQKFPIMPFTVRDLEEKRARLGLVECVNHELLQPYPVLHEKPGDLVAHIKFTVLLMPNGSDRITSHALQELTPAKTIDNEPEIKTWLALPVKTKKKKNGKKSKNQMVLEKLLLNLKLYAQGEPMKG; encoded by the exons AGGCTCTGCAGTTGGTGGTGTCTGAATGCAAGCCAAAAGCTAAGATAGTTGATCTTTGTGAAAAGGGAGATGCCTTTATCAAAGA GCAAACAGGGAATATGTACAAGAACGCGAAGAAGAAAATCGAGAGGGGCGTGGCATTCCCGACCTGCATTTCAGTTAACAATACCGTCTGCCATTTTTCTCCACTGTTTAGTGATGAGACAGTATTGGAAGAAGGTGATATGGTGAAAAT tgaTATGGGGAGTCATATAGATGGCTTTATTGCTGTAGTTGCTCATACACATGTCCTCCAGGGAGGACCTATTACTGGTAGAGCTGCTGATGTAGTTGCGGCTGCTAATACAGCTGCTGAAGTTGCTCTGAGGCTTGTGAGACCAGGAAGGAAG AACTCGGATTTAACAGAAGCTATTCAGAAAGTTGCTGCAGCATATGACTGCAAGATCGTTGAGGGTGTTTTGAGCCATCAAATGAAGCAGTTTGTGATTGACGGAAACAAAGTTGTCTTAAGTGTGTCCAATCCTGATACCAGAGATGACGATGCAGAGTTTGAGGAGAATGAGGTCTATTGGGTTGACATTGTTACAAGCACCGGTGAAGGAAAG CCAGAATTGTTGGACGAGAAACAAACAACCATCTACAAGAGAGCTGTAGATAAAAGCTACGACCTGAAGATGAAAGCATCGAGGTTTATCTTCAGCAAAATCAGTCAGAAGTTCCCTATCATGCCATTTACAGTGAG GGATTTGGAGGAGAAAAGAGCTCGTTTGGGACTAGTCGAATGTGTTAACCATGAACTTTTGCAGCCGTATCCTGTTCTACATGAGAAACCTG GTGATCTGGTAGCTCACATAAAATTCACAGTGCTATTGATGCCTAACGGGTCAGATAGGATCACATCTCATGCTCTCCAGGAGCTGACACCTGCGAAGACAATAGACAATGAACCTGAAATCAAGACCTGGCTAGCCCTGCCCGTCAAGACCAAGAAGAAAAAGAACG GCAAGAAAAGTAAGAATCAGATGGTGCTGGAGAAACTGTTGCTGAATCTCAAGCTATATGCTCAAGGTGAGCCTATGAAAGGATAA
- the LOC132638047 gene encoding ERBB-3 BINDING PROTEIN 1-like isoform X1: MPDEEREKKEFDLTNPKVVTKYKCAAEILNKALQLVVSECKPKAKIVDLCEKGDAFIKEQTGNMYKNAKKKIERGVAFPTCISVNNTVCHFSPLFSDETVLEEGDMVKIDMGSHIDGFIAVVAHTHVLQGGPITGRAADVVAAANTAAEVALRLVRPGRKNSDLTEAIQKVAAAYDCKIVEGVLSHQMKQFVIDGNKVVLSVSNPDTRDDDAEFEENEVYWVDIVTSTGEGKPELLDEKQTTIYKRAVDKSYDLKMKASRFIFSKISQKFPIMPFTVRDLEEKRARLGLVECVNHELLQPYPVLHEKPGDLVAHIKFTVLLMPNGSDRITSHALQELTPAKTIDNEPEIKTWLALPVKTKKKKNAGKKSKNQMVLEKLLLNLKLYAQGEPMKG, from the exons AGGCTCTGCAGTTGGTGGTGTCTGAATGCAAGCCAAAAGCTAAGATAGTTGATCTTTGTGAAAAGGGAGATGCCTTTATCAAAGA GCAAACAGGGAATATGTACAAGAACGCGAAGAAGAAAATCGAGAGGGGCGTGGCATTCCCGACCTGCATTTCAGTTAACAATACCGTCTGCCATTTTTCTCCACTGTTTAGTGATGAGACAGTATTGGAAGAAGGTGATATGGTGAAAAT tgaTATGGGGAGTCATATAGATGGCTTTATTGCTGTAGTTGCTCATACACATGTCCTCCAGGGAGGACCTATTACTGGTAGAGCTGCTGATGTAGTTGCGGCTGCTAATACAGCTGCTGAAGTTGCTCTGAGGCTTGTGAGACCAGGAAGGAAG AACTCGGATTTAACAGAAGCTATTCAGAAAGTTGCTGCAGCATATGACTGCAAGATCGTTGAGGGTGTTTTGAGCCATCAAATGAAGCAGTTTGTGATTGACGGAAACAAAGTTGTCTTAAGTGTGTCCAATCCTGATACCAGAGATGACGATGCAGAGTTTGAGGAGAATGAGGTCTATTGGGTTGACATTGTTACAAGCACCGGTGAAGGAAAG CCAGAATTGTTGGACGAGAAACAAACAACCATCTACAAGAGAGCTGTAGATAAAAGCTACGACCTGAAGATGAAAGCATCGAGGTTTATCTTCAGCAAAATCAGTCAGAAGTTCCCTATCATGCCATTTACAGTGAG GGATTTGGAGGAGAAAAGAGCTCGTTTGGGACTAGTCGAATGTGTTAACCATGAACTTTTGCAGCCGTATCCTGTTCTACATGAGAAACCTG GTGATCTGGTAGCTCACATAAAATTCACAGTGCTATTGATGCCTAACGGGTCAGATAGGATCACATCTCATGCTCTCCAGGAGCTGACACCTGCGAAGACAATAGACAATGAACCTGAAATCAAGACCTGGCTAGCCCTGCCCGTCAAGACCAAGAAGAAAAAGAACG CAGGCAAGAAAAGTAAGAATCAGATGGTGCTGGAGAAACTGTTGCTGAATCTCAAGCTATATGCTCAAGGTGAGCCTATGAAAGGATAA